In one window of Macrobrachium nipponense isolate FS-2020 chromosome 2, ASM1510439v2, whole genome shotgun sequence DNA:
- the LOC135220467 gene encoding piggyBac transposable element-derived protein 3-like, which yields MFYGQRNAALETQERVPWVAPDDAEGSDVDVSPLDIDSDDDDPTYVPDEGLTQDDAFDPPNSRARKVNVVVPQAMPMEEEGEPNPKRSRADEWKKEDIDIRALPNFIHQKPDYLREPYEYFSQFFTTELREHIVYQSNLYSRQKDVGSNFHMSEEDLMVFLGLIVYMGRVVPLPSIVGLLGREDQDSSSCRLHVQDRFKAIRSSFTSATMNQAAASQDRFFKVRVPFTKVTREF from the exons atgttttatgggcaacgcaatgctgcattggagactcaggaacgtgtaccatgggtagcccctgacgacgctgaaggaagtgatgtcgacgtgagccctttggacattgacagtgatgatgacgaccctacctacgttcctgacgaaggccttactCAGGACGATGCCTTTGACCCTCCTAACTCTAGAG ctcgcaaggtcaatgttgttgtccctcaagcgatgcctatggaagaggaaggtgagcctaaccctaagaggtctcgtgctgatgaatggaagaaggaagacatTGATATCCGTGCCCTGCCCAACTTCATTCATCAGAAGCCTGACTATTTGAGGGAACCTTAtgaatatttctcccagttcttcACAACTGAATTGAGGGAACACATTGTGTATCAATCCAACCTGTACTCAAGACAGAAGGATGTAGGCAGCAACTTCCACATGTCAGAAGAGGATCTCATGGTTTTCCTTGGCCTCATCGTGTACATGGGGCGGGTGGTTCCTCTCCCTAGCATAGTTGGACTTCTGGGCCGTGAAGACCAGGATTCCTCAagttgcagacttcatgtccaggaCCGCTTCAAGGCAATTCGATCTTCCTTCACTTCAGCGACAATGAACCAGGCAGCTGCATCCCAAGATCGGTTCTTCAAGGTGAGAGTCCCCTTCACCAAGGTCACCAGAGAGTTCTGA